The following are encoded in a window of Heliangelus exortis chromosome 9, bHelExo1.hap1, whole genome shotgun sequence genomic DNA:
- the SEPTIN2 gene encoding septin-2: protein MSKQQPAQFTNPETPGYVGFANLPNQVHRKSVKKGFEFTLMVVGESGLGKSTLINSLFLTDLYPERIIPGAAEKIERTVQIEASTVEIEERGVKLRLTVVDTPGYGDAINCRDCFKTIISYIDEQFERYLHDESGLNRRHIIDNRVHCCFYFISPFGHGLKPLDVEFMKAIHNKVNIVPVIAKADTLSLKERERLKKRILDEIEEHGIKIYHLPDAESDEDEDFKEQTRLLKASIPFCVVGSNQLIEAKGKKVRGRLYPWGVVEVENPEHNDFLKLRTMLITHMQDLQEVTQDLHYENFRSERLKRGGRKIEDEEVNKDQILLEKEAELRRMQEMIARMQAQMQMQMQSGEGDSAVHGHHV, encoded by the exons ATGTCCAAG caacaGCCTGCTCAATTTACCAATCCAGAAACCCCTGGCTATGTTGGATTTGCAAACCTTCCCAATCAGGTTCACCGGAAATCTGTTAAAAAGGGCTTTGAATTTACTCTGATGGTGGTTG GTGAATCTGGATTGGGAAAATCTACGTTAATAAACAGCCTCTTCCTGACAGATCTCTACCCAGAAAGGATaattccaggagctgctg AGAAGATTGAACGCACCGTGCAGATCGAAGCCTCCACAGTGGAAATTGAAGAGAGGGGTGTGAAGCTGAGGCTGACTGTTGTAGACACACCAGGGTATGGGGATGCCATCAACTGCAGGGACTG ttttaaGACCATAATCTCTTATATTGATGAGCAGTTTGAGCGTTATCTGCACGATGAGAGTGGCTTGAACAGGAGGCACATTATAGATAACAGAGTTCATTGCTGCTTCTATTTCATTTCACCGTTTGGTCATGG ccTTAAGCCTCTGGATGTTGAGTTTATGAAGGCCATACACAACAAAGTAAATATTGTACCAGTGATTGCAAAAGCTGATACCCTTTctctgaaagagagagaaaggctgaagaaaagG ATTTTGGATGAAATAGAAGAGCATGGCATCAAGATTTATCACCTGCCTGATGCTGAATCAGATGAGGATGAAGATTTTAAGGAGCAGACCAGACTCCTGAAG gcCAGCATTCCATTTTGTGTAGTGGGATCCAATCAACTCATTGAAGCCAAAGGCAAAAAAGTCAGAGGTCGACTCTACCCATGGGGTGTTGTTGAAGTGGAGAATCCAGAACATAATGACTTCCTGAAGCTGAGGACCATGCTAAT taCCCACATGCAAGATCTCCAGGAGGTAACCCAGGATCTTCACTATGAGAACTTCCGCTCTGAGAGGCTCAAACGAGGTGGCAG GAAAATAGAAGACGAAGAAGTAAATAAAGACCAGATTCTGCttgaaaaagaagctgaa CTTCGTCGCATGCAGGAGATGATTGCAAGAATGCAGGCACAGATGCAGATGCAGATGCAAAGTGGAGAAGGAGACAGTGCAGTTCATGGACACCACGTATAA